Below is a window of Calderihabitans maritimus DNA.
CGATACTGGGTGCGGGATTCCGGAGGAACAACTACCTAAGATATTTGATCCCTTTTTTACCACCAAGCCGGCAGGAGTGGGTACAGGGTTAGGACTTTCTATTTGTTACGGTATTATTTCCAGACTAAAAGGCCGGATCAAGGTTACCAGTCAAACCGGTAAGGGGACGACAGTGACCGTATGTCTACCTGTTAGCCGGGGGAAGGAGGGATTAAATGAAACGGCAAGTTAGGATTCTGATTGTGGACGATGAAGAAACCTTCCGGGACCTCTTGGTACGGCGTTTTCAGCGCAAGGGTTTCGCCGTAGTTGGTGCCGGATCGGGTTCAGAAGCCCTGGAACGGCTAGAGGAAGAGTTTTTTGACGTGGCTATTGTAGACCTTAAAATGCCCGGTATGGACGGTCTGGAGCTTTTAGAGAAGATCAAAGAGACCCAGCCGGAAACCCAGGTGTTGATGCTGACTGGCCACGGCACTATTGAAACGGCCATTCGGGCGATGAAACTGGGTGCCTACGACTATCTAACCAAGCCCTGTAACCTGGAAGAATTGGAAATCCTGATAGAAAAAGCTGTTGAGAAAAGAAAATTGCTGGGACAAAACAAAGGTTTACAGCAGGCCTTGAATAGAAATCTAGGTTTCCGCCGGATCATCGGCGAAAGCGAGAAAATTCGCCGGCTGCAGGAGATGGTGAGAAAAGTGGCCGCGTCCCCTTCACCGGTCCTCATTGAAGGAGAAAGCGGTACCGGAAAGGAACTCATTGCCGAAGCTCTACATGGGTGGAGCCCTAGGGCGGGACGGCCGTTCATTGTGGTCAATTGTGGGGCCCTACCGGCACACTTGCTGGAAAGCGAGCTATTCGGTCACGAGAAAGGAGCCTTCACGGGTGCTGTCATGCAAAAGAAAGGCCTGGTGGAGGCAGCCGACAGCGGAACCCTCTTTCTTGATGAGATTGGCGAGCTAGATCCTCAATTACAGGTAAAACT
It encodes the following:
- a CDS encoding sigma-54-dependent transcriptional regulator, whose translation is MKRQVRILIVDDEETFRDLLVRRFQRKGFAVVGAGSGSEALERLEEEFFDVAIVDLKMPGMDGLELLEKIKETQPETQVLMLTGHGTIETAIRAMKLGAYDYLTKPCNLEELEILIEKAVEKRKLLGQNKGLQQALNRNLGFRRIIGESEKIRRLQEMVRKVAASPSPVLIEGESGTGKELIAEALHGWSPRAGRPFIVVNCGALPAHLLESELFGHEKGAFTGAVMQKKGLVEAADSGTLFLDEIGELDPQLQVKLLRFLETGEFRRVGDNRLRYVDVRVVAATNRRLEEEIRQGRFREDLYYRLNVFKLVVPPLRERKEDIPLLVDYFITKFAGEERKLRLDEEAMRALMAYDFPGNVRELAHMVERGVLLASGSVIKKEDLFNENNEAISVGMTLEEVEKRHIAATLRSVNGNRAKAARLLGISVRNLYRKIQAYNLDE